A genome region from Mesorhizobium sp. B2-1-8 includes the following:
- a CDS encoding adenylate kinase, with the protein MRLILLGPPGAGKGTQAQRLVEKHGIPQLSTGDMLRAAVQAGTEVGKRAKAVMDAGELVSDAIVNAIVAERIDQADCARGFILDGYPRTLVQADAVESMLSERGIGLDTVVELVVDDRALVGRIVKRADDAKAAGQPVRKDDNPAVFEERLREYYKKTAPLTGYYYAKGKLKTVDGMASIDAVTAEIEAVLAAATKAR; encoded by the coding sequence ATGAGGTTGATTTTGCTTGGGCCGCCGGGGGCGGGCAAGGGGACACAAGCACAAAGACTGGTAGAAAAACACGGCATACCCCAGCTCTCGACGGGTGACATGCTGCGTGCTGCCGTCCAGGCGGGTACCGAGGTCGGCAAGCGTGCCAAGGCGGTGATGGATGCCGGCGAGCTGGTCTCCGACGCCATCGTCAACGCCATCGTCGCCGAGCGTATCGATCAGGCCGACTGTGCCAGGGGGTTTATCCTCGACGGCTACCCGCGTACGCTGGTGCAGGCCGATGCGGTTGAATCGATGCTCTCGGAGCGTGGCATCGGCCTCGACACGGTTGTCGAACTCGTCGTCGACGACAGGGCCCTGGTCGGCCGGATCGTCAAGCGCGCCGATGATGCCAAGGCGGCCGGCCAGCCGGTGCGCAAGGACGACAATCCGGCCGTGTTCGAAGAGCGCCTGCGGGAATACTACAAGAAGACCGCTCCGCTGACCGGCTACTATTACGCCAAGGGCAAGCTCAAGACTGTGGACGGCATGGCCAGTATCGACGCGGTAACCGCCGAGATCGAAGCCGTGCTCGCGGCGGCTACAAAGGCGCGGTAA
- the rpsN gene encoding 30S ribosomal protein S14, which yields MAKTSSVEKNNRRRKLADQYGPKRAALKAIIMDQSKPMEERFRAQLKLAALPRNSAKIRIRNRCEVTGRPRAYYRKLKVSRIALRDLGNNGQIPGLVKSSW from the coding sequence ATGGCAAAGACCAGCTCAGTCGAGAAGAACAACAGGCGCCGCAAGCTTGCCGACCAGTACGGTCCCAAGCGCGCCGCGCTGAAGGCGATCATCATGGATCAGTCCAAGCCGATGGAAGAGCGCTTCCGCGCTCAGCTGAAGCTTGCTGCCCTGCCGCGCAACTCGGCCAAGATCCGCATCCGCAACCGCTGCGAAGTCACCGGCCGTCCGCGCGCCTACTATCGCAAGCTCAAAGTATCGCGCATCGCGCTTCGGGATCTCGGCAATAACGGCCAGATCCCGGGCCTGGTCAAGTCGAGCTGGTAA
- the rplF gene encoding 50S ribosomal protein L6: MSRIGKKPVSLPQGVTATVNGQTVTAKGPKGELKFVVNDEVLVKMEGSEIAVQPRDQTKTARSKWGMSRTQIVNILQGVKDGFEKKLEITGVGYRAALQGKNLQLALGFSHDVVYETPAGITITVPKPTEITVAGIDKQQVGQVAAEIREYRGPEPYKGKGVRYAGEKIVRKEGKKK; the protein is encoded by the coding sequence ATGTCTCGTATTGGAAAGAAACCCGTTTCGCTGCCGCAGGGCGTGACCGCGACCGTCAACGGCCAGACCGTGACGGCGAAGGGCCCCAAGGGCGAGCTGAAGTTCGTGGTGAATGACGAAGTGCTGGTCAAGATGGAAGGCAGCGAGATCGCTGTCCAGCCGCGCGACCAGACCAAGACAGCCCGCTCCAAGTGGGGCATGTCGCGCACGCAGATCGTCAACATCCTGCAGGGTGTCAAGGACGGTTTCGAGAAGAAGCTCGAGATCACCGGCGTCGGCTATCGCGCTGCCTTGCAGGGTAAGAACCTGCAGCTGGCCCTTGGCTTCAGCCATGATGTCGTCTACGAGACGCCTGCCGGCATCACGATCACCGTGCCGAAGCCGACCGAAATCACCGTGGCCGGCATCGACAAGCAGCAGGTCGGCCAGGTTGCCGCGGAGATCCGCGAATACCGTGGTCCCGAGCCTTACAAGGGCAAGGGTGTCCGTTACGCCGGCGAGAAGATCGTCCGCAAGGAAGGCAAGAAGAAGTAG
- the rpsQ gene encoding 30S ribosomal protein S17, whose translation MPKRILQGTVVSDKNEKTVVVKVERRFTHPVMKKTVRMTKKYKAHDENNAHKVGDQVFIQESKPISKDKRWIVVSSDQA comes from the coding sequence ATGCCAAAGCGCATTCTGCAGGGCACCGTCGTCAGCGACAAGAACGAGAAGACGGTTGTCGTCAAGGTCGAACGGCGCTTCACGCATCCCGTGATGAAGAAGACCGTGCGCATGACCAAGAAGTACAAGGCGCACGACGAGAACAACGCCCACAAGGTCGGCGACCAGGTGTTCATCCAGGAATCGAAGCCGATTTCCAAGGACAAGCGCTGGATCGTCGTGTCCTCGGACCAAGCCTGA
- the rplV gene encoding 50S ribosomal protein L22 — MGKAKAPRRLADNEARAVLRTIRISPQKLNLVAALIRGKKVATALSDLEFSAKRISGTVKKTLESAIANAENNHDLDVDALIVAEAYVGKSIVMKRFHARGRGRASRIEKPFSHLTIVVREVEEKGEAA; from the coding sequence ATGGGCAAGGCCAAAGCTCCGCGCAGGCTTGCTGACAACGAAGCGCGCGCCGTGTTGCGCACGATCCGTATCAGCCCGCAGAAGCTGAACCTGGTTGCCGCGCTGATCCGCGGCAAGAAGGTCGCGACAGCGCTTTCCGATCTCGAATTCTCGGCCAAGCGGATTTCCGGCACGGTCAAGAAGACGCTGGAATCGGCAATCGCCAACGCGGAAAACAACCACGACCTCGACGTCGATGCACTGATCGTGGCGGAAGCCTATGTCGGCAAGTCGATCGTCATGAAGCGGTTCCACGCTCGTGGCCGTGGTCGCGCCAGCCGTATCGAGAAGCCGTTCTCGCACCTCACGATCGTCGTTCGTGAAGTCGAAGAAAAAGGGGAGGCCGCATAA
- the rplR gene encoding 50S ribosomal protein L18, translated as MGTKEAIQRRAQRVRRQIKKVAGERPRLSVHRTSKNIYVQVIDDAKGHTIAAASTLEKDLKGSLKTGADTAAAAAIGKLIAERATKAGIKEVVFDRGPYIYHGRVKALAEAAREGGLSF; from the coding sequence ATGGGTACCAAGGAAGCCATCCAGCGCCGTGCGCAACGCGTCCGCCGCCAGATCAAGAAAGTCGCCGGCGAGCGTCCGCGTCTTTCGGTGCACCGCACGTCGAAGAACATCTACGTCCAGGTGATCGACGACGCCAAGGGGCACACCATCGCTGCCGCCTCGACGCTCGAGAAGGACCTCAAGGGTTCGCTCAAGACCGGCGCCGACACCGCCGCCGCCGCCGCGATCGGCAAGCTGATCGCCGAGCGCGCCACCAAGGCCGGCATCAAGGAAGTCGTCTTCGATCGTGGCCCGTACATCTATCACGGCCGCGTCAAGGCGCTGGCCGAGGCAGCTCGCGAAGGCGGTCTCAGCTTCTAA
- the rplN gene encoding 50S ribosomal protein L14: MIQMQTNLDVADNSGARRVMCIKVLGGSKRKYASVGDIIVVSIKEAIPRGRVKKGDVMKAVVVRTAKDIRRPDGSVIRFDKNAAVLVDNKKEPIGTRIFGPVPRELRAKNHMKIISLAPEVL; this comes from the coding sequence ATGATTCAGATGCAAACAAACCTCGACGTGGCGGATAATTCCGGCGCGCGTCGTGTCATGTGCATCAAGGTGCTGGGCGGCTCGAAGCGGAAATACGCTTCCGTGGGCGACATCATCGTGGTGTCGATCAAGGAAGCCATTCCGCGCGGCCGCGTTAAGAAGGGCGATGTGATGAAGGCGGTCGTGGTTCGCACGGCCAAGGACATCCGCCGCCCGGACGGCAGCGTGATCCGTTTCGACAAGAACGCGGCCGTTCTCGTCGACAACAAGAAAGAGCCGATCGGCACGCGTATCTTCGGACCGGTTCCGCGCGAACTCCGCGCCAAGAACCACATGAAGATCATCTCGCTCGCGCCTGAAGTGCTGTAA
- the rpmD gene encoding 50S ribosomal protein L30: MAKKATKTITVEQIGSPIRRPKEQRATLVGLGLNKMHKQRTLEDTPSVRGMIAAVQHLVRVVDEG, encoded by the coding sequence ATGGCCAAGAAAGCAACCAAGACCATCACCGTTGAGCAGATCGGCTCGCCGATCCGCCGTCCGAAGGAACAGCGCGCGACGCTGGTCGGCCTCGGCCTCAACAAGATGCACAAGCAGCGCACGCTGGAAGATACGCCCTCCGTGCGCGGCATGATCGCTGCCGTCCAGCATCTCGTCCGCGTCGTGGACGAGGGCTGA
- a CDS encoding DNA-directed RNA polymerase subunit alpha, producing the protein MIQKNWQELIKPNKIEFSSKKKTLTTLVAEPLERGFGLTLGNALRRVLLSSLRGAAVTAVQIDGVLHEFSSIAGVREDVTDIVLNIKEIAIRMEGDGPKRMVVRKQGPGAVLAGDIQTVGDVEILNPDHVICTLDEGAEIRMEFTVDTGKGYVPAERNRAEDAPIGLIPVDSLYSPVKKVSYKVENTREGQVLDYDKLTMTIETDGSISGEDAVAFAARILQDQLGLFVNFDEPQKEVAAEAVTELAFNPALLKKVDELELSVRSANCLKNDNIVYIGDLIQKTEAEMLRTPNFGRKSLNEIKEVLAAMGLHLGMEVPDWPPENIEDLAKRYEDQY; encoded by the coding sequence ATGATCCAGAAAAATTGGCAGGAACTGATCAAGCCGAACAAGATCGAGTTCTCGTCGAAGAAGAAGACGCTGACCACGCTGGTCGCCGAGCCGCTCGAGCGCGGCTTTGGCCTCACCCTCGGCAACGCGCTGCGCCGCGTGCTTCTGTCTTCGCTGCGCGGTGCGGCCGTCACCGCCGTGCAGATCGACGGCGTTCTGCATGAATTCTCGTCCATCGCCGGTGTGCGCGAGGACGTGACCGACATCGTCCTCAACATCAAGGAAATCGCCATCCGCATGGAAGGCGATGGCCCCAAGCGCATGGTCGTGCGCAAGCAGGGCCCGGGCGCGGTTCTCGCCGGCGACATCCAGACGGTTGGCGATGTCGAGATCCTCAACCCCGACCACGTCATCTGCACGCTGGACGAAGGCGCTGAAATCCGCATGGAATTCACCGTCGACACCGGCAAGGGCTACGTGCCGGCCGAGCGCAACCGAGCCGAAGACGCGCCGATTGGCCTGATCCCGGTCGACAGCCTGTATTCGCCGGTGAAGAAGGTCTCCTACAAGGTCGAGAACACCCGCGAGGGCCAGGTTCTCGACTATGACAAGCTGACCATGACCATTGAGACCGACGGTTCGATCTCAGGCGAGGACGCGGTGGCTTTCGCCGCCCGCATCCTGCAGGACCAGCTTGGCCTGTTCGTCAACTTCGACGAGCCGCAGAAGGAAGTCGCCGCCGAAGCCGTCACCGAACTCGCCTTCAACCCGGCGCTGCTCAAGAAGGTCGACGAGCTCGAGCTTTCGGTGCGTTCGGCCAACTGCCTGAAGAACGACAACATCGTCTACATCGGCGATCTCATCCAGAAGACCGAAGCCGAGATGCTGCGCACCCCGAACTTCGGCCGCAAGTCGCTGAACGAGATCAAGGAAGTGCTGGCGGCGATGGGCCTGCACCTCGGTATGGAAGTGCCGGATTGGCCGCCGGAAAATATCGAAGACCTCGCAAAGCGTTACGAAGACCAATATTGA
- the rplO gene encoding 50S ribosomal protein L15 → MKLNDLRDKDGATHSKKRLGRGIGSGSGKTAGRGVKGQKARSGVAVNGFEGGQMPLYRRLPKRGFNNIFAKSFVVVSLARIQEAVDAKKLDVKATVTAEALVAAGVIRRVKDGVRVLSDGELKAKLAFDVAGASKAAIEKIEKAGGSVKLPEKAAAE, encoded by the coding sequence ATGAAACTCAACGATCTGCGTGACAAGGACGGCGCGACGCACTCCAAGAAGCGTCTCGGCCGCGGTATAGGCTCCGGTTCGGGCAAGACCGCCGGTCGCGGCGTCAAGGGCCAGAAGGCGCGCTCCGGCGTTGCCGTCAACGGCTTCGAGGGTGGCCAGATGCCGCTCTATCGGCGCCTGCCGAAGCGTGGCTTCAACAACATTTTCGCCAAGAGCTTCGTTGTCGTGTCGCTGGCCCGCATCCAGGAAGCCGTCGATGCCAAGAAGCTTGACGTCAAGGCGACCGTGACGGCCGAGGCGCTTGTCGCCGCCGGCGTCATCCGTCGCGTCAAGGATGGCGTGCGCGTGCTGTCCGATGGCGAACTCAAGGCCAAGCTCGCCTTCGACGTCGCTGGCGCCTCCAAGGCCGCGATCGAGAAGATCGAAAAGGCCGGCGGTTCGGTCAAGCTGCCGGAAAAGGCAGCTGCCGAGTAA
- the rpsK gene encoding 30S ribosomal protein S11 — protein sequence MAKEAARVRRRERKNISSGVAHVNSTFNNTMITITDAQGNSIAWSSAGAQGFKGSRKSTPFAAQMAAEDVAKKAQEHGMRMLEVEVCGPGSGRESALRALQAAGFTITSIRDVTPIPHNGCRPRKKRRV from the coding sequence ATGGCCAAGGAAGCCGCACGTGTTCGCCGCCGCGAACGCAAGAACATCTCGTCGGGCGTTGCCCACGTCAATTCGACCTTCAACAACACGATGATCACCATCACCGACGCGCAGGGCAATTCGATCGCCTGGTCGTCGGCCGGTGCCCAGGGCTTCAAGGGTTCGCGCAAGTCGACCCCGTTCGCCGCCCAGATGGCTGCCGAGGACGTTGCCAAGAAGGCCCAGGAACACGGCATGCGCATGCTCGAAGTCGAGGTCTGCGGACCAGGCTCCGGTCGCGAATCGGCGCTGCGCGCCCTGCAGGCGGCCGGCTTCACCATCACCTCGATCCGTGATGTGACGCCGATCCCGCACAATGGCTGCCGCCCGCGCAAGAAGCGCCGCGTCTAA
- the rplE gene encoding 50S ribosomal protein L5 has translation MAKAQTKQATANNTPRLKQVYNETIRKALQEQFGYDNDMQVPRLDKIVLNMGVGEATADSKKPSVAAEDLAMIAGQKAVVTRARNSIAGFKVRENMPIGAKVTLRKERMYEFLDRLVNIALPRVRDFRGLNPKSFDGRGNYAMGIKEHIVFPEINYDKVDQIWGMDVIVCTTAKTDDEARALLKAFNFPFRQ, from the coding sequence ATGGCTAAGGCTCAAACCAAGCAGGCGACTGCCAACAACACGCCGCGCCTCAAGCAAGTCTATAACGAGACCATTCGCAAGGCGCTGCAGGAGCAGTTCGGCTACGACAACGACATGCAGGTTCCGCGCCTCGACAAGATCGTGCTGAACATGGGTGTCGGCGAAGCGACCGCCGATTCGAAGAAGCCTTCGGTCGCGGCCGAGGACCTGGCGATGATCGCCGGCCAGAAGGCCGTCGTCACCCGCGCTCGCAATTCGATCGCTGGCTTCAAGGTCCGCGAGAACATGCCGATCGGCGCCAAAGTCACGCTGCGCAAGGAACGTATGTACGAGTTCCTCGACCGCCTCGTGAACATCGCGCTGCCGCGCGTCCGCGACTTCCGCGGACTGAACCCCAAGAGCTTCGATGGCCGTGGCAACTACGCCATGGGCATCAAGGAACACATCGTGTTTCCGGAGATCAACTACGACAAGGTTGATCAGATCTGGGGCATGGACGTCATCGTTTGTACGACTGCGAAGACGGATGACGAAGCCAGGGCTTTGCTCAAGGCTTTCAACTTCCCCTTCCGCCAGTAA
- the rpsE gene encoding 30S ribosomal protein S5: MAQERREGGRGREREERDDGMVDKLVHINRVAKVVKGGRRFGFAALVVVGDQKGRVGFGHGKAREVPEAIRKATESAKRDMIFVPLRSGRTLHHDVEGRWGAGRVLLRAAKQGTGIIAGGPMRAVFETLGMHDVVAKSMGSSNPYNMVRATFDALKSQMHPKDVAAARGIKYSTLQARRGTAVAAEE, from the coding sequence ATGGCACAGGAACGTAGGGAAGGCGGCCGCGGCCGCGAGCGTGAAGAGCGCGACGATGGCATGGTGGACAAGCTCGTCCACATCAATCGCGTCGCCAAGGTCGTCAAGGGTGGCCGCCGCTTCGGCTTCGCCGCACTCGTCGTCGTCGGCGACCAGAAGGGCCGTGTCGGCTTCGGTCACGGCAAGGCGCGCGAAGTGCCGGAAGCCATCCGCAAGGCGACCGAATCGGCCAAGCGCGACATGATCTTCGTGCCGCTGCGCTCGGGCCGCACGCTGCATCACGACGTCGAAGGACGCTGGGGTGCGGGCCGCGTGCTGCTGCGCGCCGCCAAGCAGGGTACCGGCATCATCGCCGGCGGCCCGATGCGCGCCGTCTTCGAGACGCTCGGCATGCATGACGTGGTCGCCAAGTCGATGGGTTCGTCGAACCCCTACAACATGGTTCGCGCCACCTTCGACGCGCTGAAGAGCCAGATGCATCCCAAGGATGTGGCTGCCGCGCGCGGCATCAAGTATTCGACCCTTCAGGCCCGCCGCGGCACCGCCGTTGCGGCTGAAGAATAG
- the rpsM gene encoding 30S ribosomal protein S13: MARIAGVNIPTNKRVVIALQYIHGIGKKFAQEIVDKVGIPAERRVNQLTDAEVLQIRETIDRDYQVEGDLRREVSMNIKRLMDLGCYRGLRHRRSLPVRGQRTHTNARTRKGPAKSIAGKKK, from the coding sequence ATGGCTCGTATAGCCGGCGTCAACATTCCGACCAACAAGCGCGTCGTCATCGCGCTTCAGTACATTCACGGCATTGGCAAGAAGTTCGCCCAGGAGATCGTCGACAAGGTCGGCATCCCGGCCGAGCGCCGCGTCAACCAGCTGACCGACGCGGAAGTGCTGCAGATCCGCGAGACCATCGACCGCGATTACCAGGTCGAAGGCGACCTGCGCCGCGAAGTGTCGATGAACATCAAGCGCCTGATGGATCTCGGCTGCTACCGCGGCCTGCGTCATCGCCGCTCGCTGCCGGTTCGCGGCCAGCGCACCCATACCAATGCTCGTACCCGCAAGGGCCCGGCCAAATCGATCGCGGGCAAGAAGAAGTAA
- the rplX gene encoding 50S ribosomal protein L24, which translates to MQKIRKGDKVVVLAGKDKGRSGEVLSVQPKDDTALVRGVNMIRRHQKQSQSQEGGIITKEAPIQLSNIALADPKDGKPTRVGFIFQKDGKKVRVAKRSGEVING; encoded by the coding sequence ATGCAAAAGATTAGAAAAGGCGACAAGGTCGTCGTGCTGGCCGGCAAGGACAAGGGCCGTTCGGGCGAAGTCCTCTCGGTTCAGCCGAAAGATGACACCGCGCTGGTGCGCGGCGTCAACATGATCCGTCGTCACCAGAAGCAGTCCCAGTCCCAAGAGGGCGGGATCATCACCAAGGAAGCGCCGATCCAGCTGTCGAACATCGCGCTGGCCGACCCGAAGGATGGCAAGCCGACCCGCGTCGGTTTCATCTTCCAGAAGGACGGCAAGAAGGTGCGCGTCGCCAAGCGCTCGGGAGAAGTCATCAATGGCTAA
- the rpsC gene encoding 30S ribosomal protein S3 → MGQKVNPIGLRLGINRTWDSRWFANTGEYGKLLHEDIKIRKYLEKELKQAAISKVVIERPHKKCRVTIHAARPGLIIGKKGADIEKLRKKLMEMTKSETHLNIVEVRKPEIDATLVAQSIAQQLERRIAFRRAMKRAVQSAMRLGAEGIRINCAGRLGGAEIARMEWYREGRVPLHTLRADVDYGTAEANTAYGICGVKVWVFKGEILEHDPMASERRATEGDAAHGGGGDRERGRRRENA, encoded by the coding sequence ATGGGCCAGAAAGTCAATCCGATCGGTCTTCGCCTCGGCATCAACCGCACCTGGGATTCGCGCTGGTTCGCGAACACCGGCGAGTACGGCAAGCTGCTGCATGAGGACATCAAGATCCGCAAGTATCTTGAGAAGGAGCTCAAGCAGGCCGCGATCTCGAAGGTCGTGATCGAGCGTCCGCACAAGAAGTGCCGCGTCACCATCCATGCCGCACGCCCGGGTCTGATCATCGGCAAGAAGGGCGCCGACATCGAGAAGCTTCGCAAGAAGCTGATGGAGATGACGAAGTCCGAGACGCACCTCAACATCGTCGAAGTGCGCAAGCCGGAAATCGACGCGACCCTGGTCGCCCAGTCGATCGCCCAGCAGCTCGAGCGCCGCATCGCGTTCCGCCGCGCCATGAAGCGCGCAGTGCAGTCGGCCATGCGCCTCGGTGCCGAAGGCATCCGCATCAACTGCGCCGGCCGTCTTGGCGGCGCCGAGATCGCGCGCATGGAATGGTATCGTGAAGGTCGCGTGCCGCTGCATACGCTGCGCGCCGATGTCGACTACGGCACGGCAGAGGCGAATACGGCCTACGGCATTTGCGGCGTCAAGGTCTGGGTATTCAAGGGCGAGATCCTCGAGCACGATCCGATGGCTTCGGAGCGTCGTGCGACCGAGGGTGATGCTGCGCATGGCGGTGGTGGTGATCGCGAACGCGGTCGTCGTCGCGAAAACGCCTGA
- the rpmC gene encoding 50S ribosomal protein L29, with product MKAEDIRTKTQDQLTDDLASLKKEQFNLRFQKATGQLEKTARVRQVRKDIARIKTIAAEKSAAKKA from the coding sequence ATGAAAGCCGAAGACATCCGGACCAAGACCCAGGACCAGCTGACCGACGACCTGGCCAGCCTGAAGAAGGAGCAGTTCAACCTGCGCTTCCAGAAGGCCACCGGCCAGCTCGAGAAGACCGCGCGCGTGAGGCAGGTTCGCAAGGACATTGCGCGTATCAAGACCATCGCTGCGGAAAAGTCCGCGGCCAAGAAGGCTTAA
- the rplP gene encoding 50S ribosomal protein L16: MLQPKRTKFRKQFKGRIHGTAKGGTNLDFGGFGLKALEPNRVTAREIEAARRAITREMKRAGRVWIRIFPDVPVTSKPTEVRMGKGKGAVDYWAARVKPGRIMFEIDGVNEETAREALRLGAAKLSVRTRFVQRIAE; this comes from the coding sequence ATGCTGCAGCCAAAGCGCACAAAGTTCCGCAAGCAGTTCAAGGGCCGTATCCATGGTACCGCAAAGGGCGGCACCAACCTGGATTTCGGTGGTTTCGGGCTGAAGGCGCTTGAGCCGAACCGCGTCACCGCGCGTGAGATCGAGGCGGCCCGCCGCGCGATCACTCGCGAAATGAAGCGCGCTGGCCGTGTCTGGATCCGTATTTTCCCGGATGTGCCGGTCACCTCGAAGCCGACCGAAGTCCGCATGGGTAAGGGCAAGGGCGCGGTCGACTACTGGGCGGCGCGCGTCAAGCCGGGTCGCATCATGTTCGAGATCGACGGCGTCAATGAAGAAACCGCCCGTGAGGCGCTGCGTCTCGGCGCGGCCAAGCTCTCGGTCAGGACGCGCTTCGTACAGCGCATCGCAGAATAA
- the secY gene encoding preprotein translocase subunit SecY yields MASAAEQLASNLNFSAFAKAEDLKKRIWFTIGALLVYRLGTYIPLPGINPDAFAHAFSSQSKGVLGMFNMFAGGAVQRMAIFALGIMPYISASIIMQLMTSVIPSLEALKKEGEQGRKVINQYTRYGTVLLALVQAYGISVGLENGNGIVNDPGMFFRLSTVVTLVGGTMFLMWLGEQITARGIGNGISLIIFSGIVAGLPRAISGTLELGRTGALSTGLILAIIVLAIVVIALIVFFERAQRRLLIQYPKRQVGNRMFQGDTSHLPLKLNTSGVIPPIFASSLLLLPATVAGFSQATNMPAWASTILASLGHGQPLYMAFYAAMIVFFAFFYTAIVFNPKDTADQLKKHSGFIPGYRPGERTADYIDYVLTRITVVGAIYLVLVCLLPEFLISATGVPFYLGGTSLLIVVSVTLDTVAQIQGHLIAHQYEGLIKKSKLRGGKKAR; encoded by the coding sequence ATGGCTTCGGCTGCTGAACAACTAGCCTCGAATCTGAATTTCTCGGCCTTCGCCAAGGCGGAGGACCTGAAGAAACGCATCTGGTTCACCATCGGCGCGTTGCTCGTCTACCGTCTCGGCACCTACATCCCGCTTCCCGGGATCAATCCCGACGCCTTCGCCCATGCCTTCTCCTCGCAGAGCAAGGGCGTGCTCGGCATGTTCAACATGTTCGCCGGCGGTGCCGTGCAGCGCATGGCGATCTTCGCGCTCGGCATCATGCCCTATATCTCCGCCTCCATCATCATGCAGCTGATGACCTCGGTCATTCCCTCGCTGGAAGCGCTGAAGAAGGAAGGCGAACAGGGCCGCAAGGTCATCAACCAATACACGCGCTACGGCACCGTGCTCCTGGCGCTCGTGCAGGCCTATGGTATTTCGGTGGGACTGGAGAACGGCAACGGCATCGTCAATGATCCCGGGATGTTCTTCCGTCTCTCGACCGTCGTCACGCTGGTCGGCGGCACCATGTTCCTGATGTGGCTCGGCGAACAGATCACCGCGCGCGGCATCGGCAACGGCATTTCGCTGATCATCTTCTCCGGCATCGTCGCCGGCCTGCCGCGCGCCATATCGGGGACACTGGAACTCGGCCGCACCGGCGCGCTGTCGACCGGCCTGATCCTGGCGATCATCGTGCTGGCCATTGTCGTCATCGCGCTCATCGTCTTCTTCGAGCGGGCTCAGCGCCGCCTGCTGATCCAGTATCCGAAGCGCCAAGTCGGCAATCGCATGTTCCAGGGCGATACCTCGCACCTGCCGCTCAAGCTCAACACGTCGGGCGTCATCCCGCCGATCTTCGCGTCGTCGCTGCTCTTGCTGCCGGCGACCGTCGCCGGTTTCTCGCAGGCGACCAACATGCCGGCCTGGGCCAGCACCATCCTGGCCTCGCTCGGCCACGGCCAGCCGCTCTACATGGCATTCTACGCGGCGATGATCGTGTTCTTCGCCTTCTTCTACACTGCGATTGTCTTCAACCCGAAGGACACCGCCGACCAGCTCAAGAAGCATTCGGGCTTCATCCCGGGCTACCGGCCGGGCGAGCGCACCGCCGATTACATCGATTACGTTCTCACCCGCATCACCGTCGTCGGCGCCATCTATCTGGTGCTGGTGTGCCTGCTGCCGGAGTTCCTGATCTCGGCGACTGGCGTACCATTCTACCTCGGTGGCACATCGCTTCTGATCGTGGTCAGTGTCACGCTCGATACGGTTGCGCAGATTCAGGGTCACCTGATCGCGCACCAGTATGAAGGGCTGATCAAGAAGTCGAAGCTGCGCGGGGGGAAGAAAGCCAGATGA
- the rpsH gene encoding 30S ribosomal protein S8, translating to MSLSDPLGDMLTRIRNAYGRKKSSVSTPASRLRTRVLDVLKAEGYIRDYSQTDFDNGKSEIEIELKYFDGAPVVREIARVSKPGRRVYVSAKSIPHVANGLGIAILSTPKGVMADHEAREQNVGGEILCQIF from the coding sequence ATGTCATTGAGCGATCCTCTCGGCGATATGCTGACCCGCATCCGCAACGCCTATGGCCGCAAGAAGTCGAGTGTCTCGACGCCGGCCTCGCGTCTGCGCACCCGCGTCCTCGACGTGCTGAAGGCTGAAGGCTATATCCGCGATTACAGCCAGACCGACTTCGACAACGGCAAGTCCGAAATCGAAATCGAGCTGAAGTATTTCGACGGTGCTCCGGTAGTGCGCGAAATAGCCCGCGTTTCGAAGCCCGGCCGCCGCGTTTACGTTTCGGCCAAGTCGATCCCGCACGTCGCCAACGGCCTCGGCATCGCCATCCTTTCGACACCGAAGGGCGTGATGGCCGACCACGAAGCACGCGAGCAGAACGTCGGCGGCGAGATCCTCTGCCAGATCTTTTGA